One window of the Chryseotalea sp. WA131a genome contains the following:
- the hypE gene encoding hydrogenase expression/formation protein HypE, translated as MPQLDFDIITLGHGSGGMLTQKLLDSGVFTVLANPLLDQRHDGATFTMNGRVAFSSDSYVISPIFFPGGNIGELAINGTVNDLAMCGAIPKYLSLSFIIEEGLAMVEFWEIITSIKSACDKAGVYVVTGDTKVVERGKGDKIFINTSGIGEIHPQANISISQIKSGDRIIVSNEIATHGMSIMSVRKGLEFESEMVSDTRPLNHVVKKLIDTFGESIHFLRDPTRGGVASVLNEIATDAKLGIDIFQKDIPVDDAVAGACEMLGLDPLYVANEGVFIAIVDELIADDVVKLLRQYKETVQAVTIGTVTTNHAKQVILTSSIGGRRVVNRLTGEQLPRIC; from the coding sequence ATGCCGCAATTGGATTTTGACATCATCACCTTAGGCCATGGCAGTGGTGGCATGCTTACGCAAAAACTGCTGGACAGTGGCGTGTTTACGGTATTGGCCAACCCACTGCTAGACCAGCGGCATGATGGAGCTACCTTCACGATGAATGGTCGCGTTGCCTTCAGTTCGGATAGCTATGTGATCTCGCCCATTTTTTTCCCAGGTGGCAATATTGGTGAATTGGCCATTAATGGCACGGTGAACGATTTGGCCATGTGTGGGGCGATTCCCAAATATTTGTCGTTGTCGTTTATCATCGAAGAAGGTTTGGCGATGGTGGAGTTTTGGGAAATCATCACAAGTATCAAATCGGCCTGCGACAAAGCAGGTGTGTATGTGGTAACAGGAGACACCAAAGTAGTAGAGCGTGGAAAGGGGGATAAAATCTTTATCAATACCAGTGGCATCGGAGAAATACATCCTCAGGCAAACATCTCTATTTCGCAAATAAAATCAGGTGACAGAATTATTGTCAGCAACGAAATCGCCACCCATGGCATGTCCATTATGTCGGTGCGCAAAGGGTTAGAATTTGAATCGGAAATGGTGAGCGATACCAGGCCACTGAATCACGTTGTAAAAAAGCTCATCGATACGTTTGGCGAATCTATCCATTTCCTGCGCGACCCTACCAGAGGCGGTGTAGCCTCAGTATTGAATGAAATTGCCACGGATGCAAAATTGGGTATCGATATTTTTCAAAAAGATATTCCCGTAGATGATGCCGTGGCTGGTGCGTGCGAAATGCTCGGACTGGATCCTTTGTATGTGGCCAATGAAGGTGTGTTCATAGCAATCGTTGATGAGTTAATAGCCGATGACGTAGTTAAACTTCTTCGCCAATACAAAGAAACCGTGCAGGCGGTCACCATCGGAACCGTTACTACCAACCATGCAAAGCAGGTAATATTAACAAGTTCTATTGGTGGACGAAGAGTGGTGAATCGATTGACGGGTGAACAACTTCCCAGGATATGCTAA
- the hypF gene encoding carbamoyltransferase HypF, with protein MTYQLHLTGIVQGVGFRPMVYVLAKKNEINGTVSNSAEGVVIQFNAKEEAAHHFYKSILLNLPSNSKVTHHQLTEIKSQAFSSFEIIESTTSGTTSVMLSPDFAMCPSCREELHNPSNRRFQYPFITCTQCGPRYSIMQQLPYDRSNTSMNEFEMCEACVSEYAMASDRRFYSQTNSCHLCGMKMSLHLSTTIIESPREIIPAAIQLLQEGKTVAVKGIGGYLLLCDATNERAISQLRNRKHRPTKPFAVLYPNLLQLKNDVRLRKEEEDAVQSVEAPIVIVSLKTKPLTEIQTKVIAPGLQSIGVMLPYAPLLELLAFQFQKPLIATSANISNSPIIYQDDEAIQSLFGVADALLVHNRAIVIPQDDSVVRFTDSGRRIVIRRARGMSPSYFGSSPTPENILAMGTQLKSTIALQHAECFYLSQYIGDLESADTEKNYQTILNHLLTVTSARPELILADLHPDYTSTRIGQHNASISTIPIVQIQHHEAHLAAVLSENNLLEESDPILGVVWDGIGLGSDLHHWGGEFFRWRENEFSRVAHLSYFPLLLGDKMAREPRLSSLAITHIDYIHLLEKKFTPHEWKIYTAALQTESAKCSSMGRLFDAIAAWCGFCGKATYEGEAALLLEEAAKDFIQSQKTEYFHSYPVQVHGDTIDTPFLIMQVIKDVRQGIDPCEIAARFHCTLVQLIKTIAEQHQLKSIAFSGGVFQNALLVGLIENHLSKEFNLFFHQQLSPNDECISFGQLAHWKVTNTKRLSSKYAFVSK; from the coding sequence ATGACCTATCAACTACACCTGACGGGAATTGTGCAAGGCGTTGGCTTTCGCCCGATGGTGTATGTGTTGGCAAAAAAAAATGAAATCAATGGAACGGTTTCAAACTCTGCGGAGGGTGTAGTAATCCAGTTCAACGCAAAAGAAGAGGCCGCTCATCATTTTTATAAATCTATTCTTCTCAACTTGCCTTCCAATAGTAAAGTAACTCACCATCAGTTAACAGAAATCAAAAGTCAAGCATTCAGTAGTTTCGAGATTATTGAATCAACTACATCTGGCACTACCAGCGTAATGCTTTCGCCTGACTTTGCCATGTGCCCTTCATGCAGAGAGGAATTGCACAATCCGTCTAACAGAAGATTCCAATACCCATTTATCACTTGTACACAATGTGGGCCAAGGTATTCCATCATGCAGCAACTTCCCTATGACCGCAGCAATACTTCGATGAATGAATTTGAGATGTGCGAGGCTTGCGTCTCTGAATACGCCATGGCTAGCGACCGAAGATTCTATTCACAAACCAATTCTTGTCACCTGTGTGGGATGAAGATGAGTCTTCATTTATCGACTACTATTATTGAATCTCCAAGGGAAATAATCCCTGCTGCAATCCAGCTGCTTCAAGAGGGAAAAACTGTTGCCGTAAAGGGAATAGGTGGATATCTTTTGTTGTGCGATGCCACGAACGAACGTGCCATCAGCCAACTGCGCAACCGAAAACACCGGCCTACAAAACCCTTTGCCGTTCTTTATCCAAACCTATTGCAGTTAAAAAACGATGTCAGGCTTCGCAAAGAGGAAGAAGATGCAGTACAAAGTGTGGAGGCGCCTATCGTCATCGTTTCGTTGAAGACAAAGCCTCTTACCGAAATTCAGACGAAAGTGATTGCGCCAGGGCTTCAATCGATTGGTGTCATGCTGCCGTATGCTCCCCTGCTGGAACTACTCGCCTTTCAATTTCAAAAGCCCCTTATCGCCACCAGTGCCAACATCAGCAACTCGCCAATCATCTATCAGGATGACGAGGCGATTCAATCCTTATTTGGCGTGGCCGATGCCTTGCTTGTCCATAATCGCGCCATTGTAATTCCCCAAGATGATTCTGTTGTTCGCTTCACCGACAGTGGCAGGAGAATCGTCATCCGAAGGGCAAGAGGAATGTCTCCGTCCTATTTTGGAAGCAGCCCTACACCTGAAAACATTCTGGCGATGGGTACACAGCTAAAAAGTACGATTGCCTTGCAGCACGCTGAATGTTTCTACCTATCCCAATACATAGGTGATCTGGAAAGTGCCGACACGGAAAAGAACTATCAAACCATTTTGAACCATCTCCTGACAGTAACCAGTGCCAGGCCAGAATTAATTCTCGCTGACTTACATCCCGATTATACTTCTACCAGAATCGGCCAGCATAATGCTTCCATATCGACAATTCCCATCGTGCAAATCCAACATCATGAAGCGCATTTGGCTGCGGTGCTCTCCGAAAATAATTTACTCGAAGAATCCGATCCCATTTTAGGAGTAGTGTGGGATGGCATAGGATTGGGAAGCGACTTACATCATTGGGGTGGCGAATTTTTTAGATGGCGAGAAAACGAGTTCTCACGCGTGGCACATTTGAGTTACTTCCCATTGTTGTTGGGCGATAAAATGGCCCGCGAGCCACGACTCTCCTCATTGGCTATCACGCACATTGATTATATTCATCTTCTTGAAAAGAAATTTACTCCGCACGAATGGAAAATTTATACTGCTGCATTACAAACTGAATCTGCAAAATGTAGCAGCATGGGCCGATTGTTTGATGCGATAGCCGCCTGGTGTGGCTTCTGTGGCAAAGCTACTTACGAAGGCGAAGCGGCACTACTTTTAGAGGAAGCGGCTAAAGACTTTATTCAATCGCAAAAGACTGAATACTTTCATTCATACCCAGTTCAAGTCCATGGCGATACAATTGATACACCGTTTTTGATCATGCAAGTAATAAAGGATGTTCGGCAGGGGATAGACCCATGTGAGATAGCCGCTCGCTTTCATTGTACATTAGTGCAACTGATTAAAACCATCGCAGAACAGCATCAGCTAAAATCAATTGCCTTCAGCGGAGGTGTTTTTCAAAATGCTTTACTTGTCGGTTTGATTGAAAACCATCTTTCAAAAGAATTTAATTTGTTCTTTCACCAACAGCTTTCACCCAATGATGAGTGTATTTCTTTTGGTCAACTGGCGCATTGGAAAGTGACGAATACAAAACGGTTAAGTAGTAAGTACGCGTTTGTAAGTAAGTAG
- a CDS encoding TetR/AcrR family transcriptional regulator, translated as MENQGTKQRIIEAAISLFNTNGIANVRLIQIADEAGISVGNLAYHYKNKDAIVEAVYSQLIEEFAGVLSEYLTESSLLDFDKQISSYYSFFNHNRFYLFNIFEIERSYPAIHGRWQRNISKMIMQLRKRLDYLVDSGSLEKESNEGDFDLFAQLIWITITFWIPQQVIRGKTHRHDMYRKAVWALIIPQLTPKGKEEYKLLIRPLISQA; from the coding sequence ATGGAAAATCAGGGAACCAAACAACGAATCATAGAGGCAGCCATTTCACTTTTTAATACAAACGGAATTGCTAACGTTCGCCTGATTCAAATAGCCGATGAGGCCGGGATCAGTGTTGGGAACCTTGCCTATCACTATAAAAACAAGGATGCCATTGTAGAGGCCGTGTACTCACAATTGATTGAAGAGTTTGCGGGGGTATTGAGTGAGTATCTCACCGAGTCCTCTTTACTTGATTTTGATAAGCAGATCTCATCGTACTACTCGTTTTTCAACCACAACCGATTTTATCTCTTTAACATATTTGAAATTGAGAGAAGCTACCCGGCCATTCATGGCCGTTGGCAACGGAACATTTCTAAAATGATAATGCAATTGCGCAAGCGACTGGATTACTTAGTCGACTCAGGAAGCCTGGAAAAAGAAAGTAACGAGGGAGATTTTGATTTGTTTGCACAGTTGATTTGGATTACCATCACATTTTGGATTCCCCAACAAGTAATCCGCGGCAAAACCCACCGCCACGACATGTACAGAAAAGCTGTCTGGGCACTGATTATACCGCAACTTACTCCTAAAGGAAAAGAAGAATACAAGTTATTAATACGACCGTTAATCAGTCAGGCGTAA
- a CDS encoding HypC/HybG/HupF family hydrogenase formation chaperone: MCLAIPGKIKSIESMYNGTVQMAKVLFGGITKEASLEMVPDAKVGDYVLVHVGVAISKVNEDEAQKIFGYLREAGELDELVE, translated from the coding sequence ATGTGTTTAGCAATACCCGGAAAAATCAAGTCCATCGAAAGCATGTACAATGGCACCGTGCAAATGGCAAAAGTGCTGTTTGGTGGTATCACCAAAGAAGCAAGTCTTGAAATGGTGCCCGATGCCAAAGTAGGCGACTATGTGCTCGTGCACGTAGGCGTAGCCATCAGTAAAGTAAATGAAGATGAGGCGCAAAAGATATTTGGTTATCTGCGCGAAGCTGGTGAGTTGGATGAGTTGGTGGAATAG
- a CDS encoding urease accessory protein, whose translation MTQLVPIIFAAVIGFGHAFEADHLVAVSSIVTKRTKLKLAIKDGIYWGLGHTSTILLIGITIILGKLVIDEIYFSYLEACVGIMLLFIGIYRLRSIIQGGAMESHAHLVNDKGHHHVAYGIGAVHGLAGSGVMVLLVMTEIKDTVPSLLYLLIFGLGSVAGMLVASGLFSLPFSKLFTQNRKVQQALIVLSSALCIFFGSKVIYQNLFV comes from the coding sequence ATGACTCAACTAGTTCCCATTATTTTTGCAGCCGTGATTGGATTCGGCCATGCTTTCGAAGCAGACCATCTGGTTGCCGTAAGCAGTATTGTCACGAAAAGAACAAAGCTAAAATTGGCAATCAAAGATGGCATCTACTGGGGTTTAGGCCATACCTCCACTATTTTACTTATTGGAATCACCATCATCCTGGGCAAGTTAGTGATTGACGAAATCTATTTTAGTTATCTCGAAGCGTGTGTAGGAATCATGCTTTTATTCATAGGAATCTACCGCCTTCGTTCAATTATCCAGGGCGGAGCCATGGAAAGCCATGCTCACCTTGTGAATGATAAAGGTCATCATCATGTTGCTTATGGAATTGGAGCTGTGCATGGGTTGGCCGGAAGCGGAGTAATGGTCCTGCTGGTCATGACCGAAATAAAAGATACGGTGCCAAGTTTACTTTATTTACTGATTTTTGGGTTAGGATCGGTGGCGGGTATGCTGGTGGCCTCCGGATTATTCAGTTTACCGTTTTCAAAACTATTTACGCAGAATAGAAAAGTGCAACAGGCGCTGATTGTATTGTCGTCAGCTCTTTGTATATTTTTTGGAAGTAAAGTTATTTACCAAAACCTTTTTGTCTAA
- a CDS encoding nickel-dependent hydrogenase large subunit, with amino-acid sequence MSTVKELNISPVGRVEGDLDVKVYMENGVVTRAHTQAAMFRGFEKIMEGKDPQSGLIVTPRICGICGGSHLYCASSALDTAWKTTLPPNALLLRAIGQATETIQSIPRWFYAIFATDMANKKFANKKLYAEVVKRFAAYVGTSFQSGVTASGRPVEVYALFGGQWPHSSYMVPGGVMCAPTLKDITRAHAIMNQFRNDWLETTWLGCSIERYLKVKSWGDLMAWVDENEQQRNSDLGLFIRASLEFGLDKFGQGVGKYLAMGTYLHKDRYNKPTVESRNQALISSSGFYDGKNYHAFDHLEVMEHVKHTWFTDQKPDHPWNEPLPTPVESQNLINSNFDGKYSWAKAPRYKGYSAEAGPLARVIMNANPNNMEHQIRDPLFGDIIQKIGPSVFTRTLARVHEAPRLYEFINQWLGQIDLDGEFYIKPEERDGQGFGATEAARGALAHWIDIKDGVIKNYQVIAPTTWNVGPNDDEGKSGPIEAALEGTEIEDAHDPVEVGMVARSFDSCLVCTVHAHDEKSGEQLAKFKL; translated from the coding sequence ATGTCAACAGTTAAAGAACTAAATATTTCTCCGGTTGGCCGCGTAGAAGGCGACTTGGACGTAAAGGTGTATATGGAAAATGGTGTGGTGACTCGTGCGCACACACAGGCTGCCATGTTCCGTGGTTTTGAAAAAATCATGGAAGGGAAAGACCCACAATCAGGCTTGATTGTCACGCCACGTATATGTGGCATTTGCGGAGGCTCACATCTATATTGTGCCTCTTCAGCGTTGGATACAGCTTGGAAAACAACCCTTCCGCCAAACGCATTACTGCTGCGGGCGATCGGTCAGGCCACCGAAACTATCCAAAGTATCCCCCGGTGGTTCTATGCCATCTTTGCAACAGACATGGCAAACAAAAAATTTGCAAACAAAAAATTATATGCCGAAGTGGTGAAACGATTTGCGGCATATGTAGGCACTTCCTTTCAAAGCGGTGTAACAGCCAGCGGAAGACCGGTAGAAGTGTATGCACTTTTTGGCGGACAATGGCCACACTCCAGCTATATGGTGCCTGGAGGTGTCATGTGCGCGCCAACTCTAAAGGATATCACGCGTGCGCACGCCATCATGAATCAATTTCGAAATGATTGGTTGGAAACTACTTGGTTGGGCTGCTCTATTGAACGCTATTTGAAGGTAAAATCGTGGGGTGATTTAATGGCATGGGTAGACGAAAACGAACAACAGCGTAATAGCGATTTAGGATTGTTCATACGTGCTAGCTTAGAATTTGGTTTGGATAAATTTGGCCAGGGTGTTGGCAAATATTTGGCCATGGGCACATACCTTCATAAGGATCGTTACAATAAACCAACTGTGGAAAGTCGCAATCAAGCCCTTATATCTTCAAGTGGTTTTTATGACGGAAAAAATTATCATGCGTTCGATCACCTGGAGGTAATGGAGCACGTGAAGCATACTTGGTTCACGGATCAAAAACCAGATCACCCTTGGAACGAGCCGTTGCCAACTCCTGTAGAATCACAAAACTTGATTAACTCTAATTTTGATGGCAAGTACAGCTGGGCAAAAGCCCCACGCTACAAGGGATATTCGGCTGAAGCTGGCCCCCTTGCACGAGTTATTATGAATGCAAACCCGAATAATATGGAGCATCAAATCAGGGACCCCTTATTTGGTGATATTATTCAAAAAATAGGACCCAGTGTTTTTACCCGTACACTGGCACGGGTGCATGAAGCACCTCGTTTGTATGAATTCATTAATCAATGGCTGGGTCAGATTGATTTGGATGGCGAGTTTTATATCAAACCCGAAGAACGGGATGGACAAGGCTTTGGCGCTACCGAAGCAGCGCGCGGTGCGCTCGCACATTGGATTGATATTAAGGATGGTGTGATTAAGAATTACCAAGTCATTGCTCCTACTACTTGGAATGTAGGGCCTAATGACGATGAAGGAAAATCGGGTCCGATTGAAGCTGCACTGGAGGGAACCGAAATTGAAGATGCACATGACCCTGTTGAAGTGGGCATGGTTGCACGCTCGTTCGATTCTTGCTTGGTTTGTACCGTGCATGCACACGATGAAAAGAGTGGTGAACAATTGGCAAAATTCAAATTGTAA
- a CDS encoding hydrogenase maturation nickel metallochaperone HypA — MHEISLVRNIFRTIEEQFPDTPPENVKCIYLRAGELSNVQPILMQNAFEAVVQDDQRYRNAKLDVEVTPILIHCEICDKTSQVKQYKFVCECGRPTKKVIQGDELLITKVEFL, encoded by the coding sequence ATGCACGAAATTTCGCTGGTCAGAAATATTTTTAGAACCATTGAGGAGCAGTTTCCTGATACACCACCCGAGAATGTAAAATGTATTTACCTGCGGGCTGGGGAACTTTCAAACGTGCAGCCTATTTTGATGCAAAATGCTTTTGAGGCTGTTGTGCAAGACGACCAACGATACCGAAACGCAAAGCTGGACGTGGAAGTCACCCCGATTCTTATTCATTGCGAAATTTGCGACAAGACTTCGCAAGTGAAACAATACAAATTTGTCTGCGAATGCGGGCGCCCGACCAAAAAGGTAATTCAGGGAGACGAATTGCTCATCACCAAAGTTGAATTTCTTTAA
- a CDS encoding hydrogenase maturation protease, which yields MSKRTAIMGFGNPVRSDDAIGIYVIEKLKKELHDQSAISLLDMGTSAFEVLFQLKGHERIILVDAVVNTCEPVGTLYKVPAEEIRRAPIEDPMVFLHSIKWDQALSYAKKILQHEYPDDIMVYLVAIDNTRLEIELSEAAKSAGDKVVELIKVDLAR from the coding sequence ATGAGCAAAAGAACTGCCATTATGGGCTTTGGCAACCCCGTACGCAGCGATGATGCGATAGGCATCTATGTGATTGAGAAATTAAAGAAAGAGCTACATGATCAATCCGCTATCAGCTTGCTGGACATGGGCACATCTGCTTTTGAAGTGCTTTTTCAACTAAAAGGACATGAACGGATTATTTTGGTGGATGCCGTGGTGAATACCTGTGAGCCAGTTGGCACGCTGTATAAAGTGCCAGCCGAAGAAATCCGCAGAGCACCCATTGAGGATCCTATGGTATTTTTGCATAGCATCAAATGGGACCAAGCTCTCTCTTATGCAAAAAAAATATTGCAACACGAATACCCCGATGATATTATGGTTTATCTGGTTGCCATAGATAATACGCGACTAGAAATTGAACTCAGTGAAGCTGCCAAAAGTGCGGGAGACAAAGTGGTAGAATTAATAAAAGTAGATTTGGCCAGATGA
- the hypB gene encoding hydrogenase nickel incorporation protein HypB has product MNNTMIPVKPKSNRAPVGNIPCDNTTLNLLKANDFVAKAIRDRLPAMLVVNVCSSPGSGKTTLMQETGKRLKGKINMAVLVGDPETERDAIRMRDVGINALQIVTGGMCHIEAQMILQALDHIDLKDVDLLFIENVGNLVCPAAFDLGEDYRVTVLASTEGDDKPKKYPRMFHTSELLLVSKSDLLPYVPFSVDAVTKDARDVNPDIEVMTLSSIKGHGLDAWCDWLLARVQQKKANLGIKH; this is encoded by the coding sequence ATGAACAATACCATGATACCCGTAAAACCGAAGTCGAACCGTGCCCCCGTAGGCAATATCCCTTGCGATAACACTACCTTGAATTTATTGAAGGCAAATGACTTTGTGGCCAAGGCCATCCGCGACCGCCTGCCTGCCATGCTGGTCGTGAACGTATGCTCTTCGCCCGGCAGCGGCAAAACCACTTTGATGCAGGAAACAGGCAAACGCCTGAAAGGAAAAATCAATATGGCTGTGTTGGTAGGCGACCCCGAAACGGAACGCGATGCCATTCGCATGCGCGATGTAGGCATTAATGCATTACAAATAGTTACAGGAGGCATGTGCCACATAGAAGCGCAAATGATTTTGCAAGCACTCGATCATATCGATTTAAAAGACGTTGACTTATTGTTCATCGAAAATGTGGGAAACTTAGTTTGCCCTGCAGCTTTTGATTTAGGCGAAGACTATCGCGTCACAGTACTCGCCTCTACTGAGGGTGACGACAAACCAAAAAAATATCCGCGCATGTTTCACACCAGCGAATTGTTGTTGGTTTCAAAATCAGACTTGCTGCCCTATGTTCCCTTTTCGGTGGATGCCGTTACCAAAGATGCCCGTGATGTAAACCCGGACATTGAAGTAATGACCCTTTCAAGTATCAAAGGTCATGGATTGGATGCCTGGTGTGATTGGCTACTGGCAAGAGTGCAGCAAAAGAAAGCGAACTTAGGCATTAAGCATTAG
- the hypD gene encoding hydrogenase formation protein HypD, with the protein MKYLSEYRSPELVDYFLKEIKRTVTKPWVIMEVCGGQTHSLVKNGLLNLLPGQVRMVHGPGCPVCVTPLNLIDKAVYLAEEKKVILCSFGDMIRVPGSKKSLLDAKANGADIRILYSPLEAVKIAAENPDEEVVFFAVGFETTAPANALSVIHAKRQRLKNYSILTSHVLVPPAMEAIINHDDNIVQGFLAAGHVCTIMGLSEYYPIVEKHKIPMVVTGFEPVDLLQGIAMLVAQLEKGEYKLENQYSRVVEEEGNPAARKMIDDVFESSDREWRGIGTIPGSGFEVREDFSAYDANKKFRVNIAKAEENKDCIAGHVLRGLKKPHECSEFGKRCTPANPLGAPMVSSEGACAAYYHYSQADLTTK; encoded by the coding sequence ATGAAATATCTCAGCGAATATCGAAGTCCGGAGTTGGTCGATTATTTTTTGAAAGAAATAAAGCGAACCGTAACAAAACCATGGGTGATTATGGAGGTCTGTGGTGGGCAAACCCATAGCCTCGTCAAGAATGGCTTGCTCAACCTGTTGCCAGGACAAGTACGTATGGTGCATGGACCGGGTTGCCCTGTGTGCGTTACACCGCTCAATCTCATTGACAAAGCCGTTTACCTAGCGGAAGAAAAAAAGGTAATCCTGTGTTCGTTTGGTGATATGATACGTGTTCCCGGCTCTAAAAAAAGTCTCTTAGATGCAAAAGCAAACGGTGCAGACATTCGTATTCTTTACTCACCGTTAGAAGCTGTAAAAATTGCAGCAGAAAATCCCGATGAGGAGGTAGTATTTTTTGCGGTTGGATTTGAAACCACTGCCCCAGCCAATGCACTATCGGTGATCCATGCCAAGAGACAAAGGTTGAAGAATTATTCGATTTTAACATCGCACGTCCTTGTACCACCAGCCATGGAGGCCATCATCAACCATGATGATAACATTGTTCAAGGCTTTTTGGCAGCAGGGCATGTTTGCACCATTATGGGTTTAAGTGAGTACTATCCCATAGTAGAAAAGCACAAAATACCGATGGTGGTAACAGGTTTTGAACCAGTGGATTTATTGCAAGGCATTGCGATGCTAGTTGCTCAATTAGAAAAGGGCGAATATAAATTAGAGAATCAATACAGCCGCGTGGTAGAAGAAGAGGGCAATCCAGCAGCGCGAAAAATGATTGATGACGTATTCGAGTCGTCTGACCGCGAGTGGCGCGGCATTGGCACCATTCCTGGAAGCGGGTTTGAAGTTCGAGAAGATTTCTCGGCCTACGATGCCAATAAAAAATTCCGCGTGAATATTGCGAAAGCTGAAGAAAATAAAGATTGCATTGCAGGGCACGTGCTGCGAGGCTTAAAGAAGCCGCACGAATGCAGTGAGTTTGGAAAACGTTGCACACCCGCCAATCCCTTAGGTGCACCCATGGTTTCTTCCGAAGGTGCGTGTGCCGCTTATTATCATTATTCACAAGCAGATTTAACAACGAAGTAG
- a CDS encoding hydrogenase has translation MANVLWLQGGACSGNTMSFLNAQEPTVVELITDFGVNILWHPSIGLEIGEQVTNLMNDIIKGKVQMDILVYEGSIIQGPNGKGTMNYFCDKPMQEWVKDLSKVAGFVVAIGDCATWGGIPAVPPNPSESTGMQFLKKAKGGFLGADYKSKGGLPVINIPGCPAHPDWITQILVAISTGRIKDVLLDDYHRPKTFFTDFVQTGCPNVVNFANKVDGGFGKRGGCLFYEVGCRGPMTRASCNKILWNRQSSKTRANHPCLGCTEPGFPHHDLKKGSVFKTLKYLGFLPQDVPAGNSKIGYYTRAGFEKVMGGAEKLLGVDQATRETSK, from the coding sequence ATGGCAAATGTACTTTGGCTTCAAGGGGGTGCGTGCAGCGGCAATACGATGTCGTTCCTCAATGCACAAGAACCTACCGTAGTAGAATTGATCACCGATTTTGGCGTAAACATTTTATGGCATCCTTCCATCGGGTTGGAGATCGGTGAACAGGTTACCAATTTGATGAACGACATTATCAAAGGAAAAGTGCAGATGGACATTTTGGTTTATGAAGGCTCCATTATTCAAGGACCAAATGGCAAAGGCACGATGAACTATTTCTGCGATAAGCCCATGCAAGAGTGGGTAAAAGACCTCTCTAAGGTTGCCGGGTTTGTAGTGGCGATAGGTGATTGTGCCACCTGGGGAGGAATTCCTGCAGTACCACCCAACCCGAGCGAGTCCACTGGTATGCAATTTTTGAAAAAGGCCAAAGGTGGCTTTTTAGGTGCTGACTATAAATCAAAAGGCGGATTGCCTGTTATCAATATTCCCGGCTGCCCTGCGCACCCTGATTGGATTACTCAAATATTAGTAGCCATATCGACAGGTCGTATCAAAGATGTATTATTAGACGACTATCACAGACCAAAAACATTCTTTACTGATTTTGTGCAAACTGGATGCCCTAACGTGGTAAACTTTGCCAATAAAGTAGATGGTGGCTTTGGCAAACGAGGCGGATGCTTGTTTTATGAAGTAGGATGCCGAGGCCCGATGACGCGCGCGAGTTGCAATAAAATATTGTGGAACCGCCAGTCTAGTAAAACACGTGCCAACCACCCTTGCCTGGGATGCACAGAACCTGGCTTCCCGCACCATGATTTAAAAAAAGGAAGTGTGTTCAAAACTTTGAAGTACCTCGGCTTCTTACCGCAAGATGTGCCCGCAGGAAATTCGAAGATAGGATACTATACCCGCGCGGGCTTCGAGAAAGTAATGGGCGGTGCAGAAAAACTACTAGGCGTAGATCAGGCTACGAGAGAGACTTCTAAATAA